The following nucleotide sequence is from Apium graveolens cultivar Ventura chromosome 4, ASM990537v1, whole genome shotgun sequence.
aattcaaaattttataatCGAATCAACTGTATTTCCTACAATTAACTACCGTGTACTTGTAATTATTTTACACAGTATCTTCATTGCTTCTAGCTTTTCCAAAAAAAAAATCTTGATCTGTGATAGAATTCTATTAGGATTATAATCCGGTGCTTATACAAAATCATGTtgaaattataatattattttattattataatttcAAAAACATACAATAATTACCAGCACGGATTATGTAAACCATTTTAATATAATAACCTAGTTACTACTATGAACAATATAATAACATTTGTGTATGTTAAAGTGATACCGATATATGATTGAAAAGTAGAAACTTAAAGTTCATAAAATTCACAGTAcattatcaaaaatatttataaaaattatatcattacAAAGTATGTTTAATctattttgatatttatttttcaattttttaaaataataaaagaatgATTTTTTATTTACGACTAAAATATAGTAAATTTAACcattaaaataaaataagacaaacaaattgggacagggagtatatttaaaaattaaaaaaaaacttagATTATAAGATAGCATCAACAATAAATTATGATGATAAATAAAATCTATCTATACTATGTTATATAATAGATTAAACATTAAAAATGATCGTCAGTCATTCTAATTCTAATTTATATTGAAATCAACTTCCTCGGtcagtttaaatattaattcatATTGAACTCTGTATTATTATATTTGATATTAAAGTTAAGTCTTTtacaatttaaattctaatttatattgatgtctatattattatggttgatataaaattaaatttttatttaacaATCTTTACTATAACAAACAATTTAATTATTATGTAGATATTCCAGATATCCATATCTATTCTATCAAAAATTAATTTATCAAAATATAATTCGACTAACTCaaacaaaatcatatatactatttgtccgggttaaaacaaaattatcataTTGAACGggtttaaaaaattaaaataattagttGGATTTTTCGGTGTAATTAGTTGCGATTTAAAACACAATAATGTGAACTATTGATTCTAGATAAAATCAAGTTTTCAAACTAAAACTTAACTTTTGATTAAAATataatcattttttaaaaaacaCGTAGAAATTTTAATGAAATTAAATCGTTCAATAAGTATcattgtctttttcaaatatctcTTATTAAAAAATTGTAAATATATACAGGTATTCATAAATTTATCATGAAATTCTGTCATTTCAAAAATTTAAATGAACAAATTTAagattttaattcaaattaaatttttaaaaaaattatataacatTAAAAAGAATTTGTGCTTTAAGCTAGTGATTATAAAAAGACAAAGTATAATAAAAATACTGGGGGAACAAGGTGGAGTATGGAGGCTTGAAGCGTGTACCACACTCCCGCCTAATTAACTTGGATGCCAAACATAGCAAAGCTCCATGTTTATTTGACTTGTTAATTTATGTTTGACGAGATATTTGTTTACTTGGACTCAGAATTGGGATTTAGGATTGTAAGATCTCCGGGAACTCTATATATACACCGTATTGCTGAGTTTGTTTTTGTCTCTTTGAATATATTGTAAAGCGAACCTAACAATACAAATATGCATCCACAAAAGAAAAAGATTGTAAATTCCAAAGTCATGGCTGCTGTTGCTACTAGGTTAGCTGCCCAAATTGAGCGTGAAAATCGCCTGGAAGAGCTTATAGCTAGCGAGATGGAAGACGAATACTGGCGTCAAGCAGGAGAAGGAACTAAGTCGCGCACTGCAAAGAAACGCGAGGAGAAAGCCAAGAAACAAGAAGAAGCTGCAGCACGGAAAGCCGATAATCGCCTTCTTGCTAAGTTGGAGAAGGAAACACTGGAGAAAACATATGAATAGTATGGCCACTGCATGTGTATATGCAGAAAAATAAACTCTTCAATTTATTCTAGCTCTTAAACAATTTGATTTATGTTATCTGAATTTGTTTAGTACAGTATTTGTTTGTGACTTGACCCCCTGTTTAATTAACTACATATTTGGTGAAATTAGTTGCTGGTCCTTTCAACGTTATTATCAGAGTTTGTTCCTGGTACATGAATAACATGAATTTAGAGCTGGTACTTTTGGATCTTACCTTACATGTTCACAAGTCAATTCTATTGTAGGGTATGGTAGGGTAATGATGCACAACAACAATCAGAAAGTTTCAAAAAATAAAAGAAACTAGATCTGCAGCTACACCACCTAAACTTGACAATAATAATAGACAACAGATCTGGTTCTTCTTAAATAACACTTGGGGACAATTTCAGTTTCAGAACATGCTTGTGAAATTCTGTGTGGTTcttcaaattttaaaaaattaacaaTGTGTAACGTAAAAATAAGATTAATTTATAATAGACAGGTTATTTCGGATCGATCATGCCATTTCATCCTCAAGTATTGTTTCTCTTTGTAAAACCATGTCTCATCCTCAAGTATTATTGTTTCTATTTGTGAAATTGAGTGAGGTCCGGGGATGCATTCATGCCGAGCATCGTTAGAACTAGTAATTTTTTATATGAGGCTGTAGAAAGCTCCTGAATTTTCTTCTTAATCAAAGGTGTTGTTAGCTACAAGATACATATAACTTAATAATCAAAGGTTGATGTCAGTTAAATTTATCAAAGATAAACTTAACAAGGGAACTAAGATAAGCATTGCAGAATGAAAGATGGAACACAGATAAGCTAGCTATAAATAAGCCTAAAAGTCTTTCTCAGCTACATAATTAAACCAATTGGCCCTGTGATTTTACAGATAATTCCGACAACATCACAGTAACATAGCATATACTAAACATGATTAAGACACAACGAAACTCTTATAGGTTACATACTTAAAAAACAAAGAATTTAATTTTACTAGAAAAACATAACTGCAGACCTCTGGGACAAGAAGAAAAACCAATTTTCTCCAGAATCAGTCCTCTGCCTCGCTTTTCTTCGGTACGCCTTCTTCCGGTCTCTCTTCCAACAACTTTCCAGCCTCCTCATCAGCTTCCCGTGCCTTCTTCTGAGCTTCATTTTCCTTCATTGCTTGCAACTTCAAGTGATTATAATACGCAACACCCAAGAAAGCCACCCCATATCCAACCAAATTAATTGGAGTCACTTGATCCTTAATCACCGACCATGAAAAAGCAATCAACAACCAATCCTTAACAACCCCACCAACATTCATAGTCAATGCAGACGTCTTCCCAACAAGCAAAAACACCGCAAGATTCAAAGCAAACGCACAAATTGAATTAGTCCCAAAAATCCAATAATCAAAATGAAAACTCGACGTCTCTCTCAACACAGGAAACTCCACAATCAACCAAGGCACCGACAAGAACACAAAACAACAAGGAGAAACATAATAAAGCGAAGTAATGGGATTCAATTTAATTCCCTTAGCAGCTAAAAGAATCTGTATCAAAACCAATCTAGTAGCCTCAACAACAACAGCCCCCAACTGCAACAAAACCCCGAAAGTATCAAACTTTGCTTCCCCATAGGCCGCAATTGCAACCCCAAACGAAATACTAACCATATTAAACATAGTATTAGACTTAAAAGTTTCCTTTTTCATCATAACACCAATTGAATAAACAGCAACAGGCATTAAAGCTTTCAACATTTGAATAAACGAAACGGATAAATAAATATAAGCAGAATTGGAAAGCCAAAGACTAAGAGAGTAAAGCAAACCAATAGGAACAACAGATCTTAAGTAAAGATCTCTCGACATAGTGACAGGCTCAACCAATTTAAAAACTTTAATAATCAAATAAGCAAGAATTGAGCAAAAGCCCATGTGAATCATTGTTAGAGAAATGGGGTAAGGCCAATTGTAGAGCTTTCGATCCAAGATGTACTTGTTGTACACAATCACAGAGAAGCTCAAAAAGATCCATATAGATACATATGTGTATGATAAAATTATGCTCTTCAACACACTTTTGCTCAGAGCTCCACCCTTGCCCATTGTCAAAAAAGATTCAAAATCTTGGGGAATTAGAAGAGAAAGGGGTTGATTTGGTGAGGTTTTGAGTGAAATTGAGAGAATTGTCAAGattggatttttagggttttatATAAAGAAGAGGAGTAGGCAAAATTGAGATCTAAGCATAGTGAACAAAAAGAGGGGAACTGGCCTTTTGGCCCAATTTGTGAAGTGTAagtattaataaataaaaatattaaatttatttacAATTTATACTGTTTTTCCGAATCTATCATTAAGAATTAGAATATAGTCTGTACTAACGGGCGTATTTAACTACGTATTAAGAAAAGTATTTGAATTTCAGAAATTCACGAATGGTTAATTTAAAATTTGGGAACTATATTaaaatttggttaattatttagaaattttatatatatttttgaattCATGAATTTTTTAGTTTTACTTAATTGGTTGATTTGAATAAAATTGTtaatattttttgaaattataGAAATAAGATTGAAACttataagattttcaaggatATCTAAAAATGTCTGTATTTTACACTAGTTTTAGAAAATTGTAAAAGGACTCTACCGGATTCCGTTTAACATCAAAATCAGTAACAAATAATTTGAAGATATATAAATTAATATTGAAACTTGATTTGAATATTAGAGTGTATTAAAATCTAATTtgaatattataatatattttcaGGAATATTCTTGGTACCTAGATAGGTAAGTTATCTTGTTAATGTGAATTAGATAATTCAATCCAACCGTTCTTTCCGTTTACGGGGAGCATTAATCTACGGCCAAGTCCTACTCTATTATTGCCTCCTCTCCTTACAAGAAATGTAAACTATTCAAGATTTGCACGAGATCTATTCAGAATTAAGTTATACTACGTAATATCGCAAAATTTCGGTCTAGTTCAAATTATTTTAAGAAATTTTGAATCTGGAACCGATGATCGCTTAAATTATCCAAATCATACTCGATTGATATGATTGAAATTTTGTAGATTCATCATCGGAATCGGAAAACCCGTACTGAACACTCATATTTATGAAAAAGAGAAATTAGGATTTTGATGACAGCAGAGAGAAGGGAGAGAAAAGGGCAGAATAAGAGTCGGTGGTAGGGTACCTGTCACGAGACTTCCCGATATGCATTCTTTTTGTCAAAAGGCATGtcatttatcaattaaatataataaaatttaataaataattattatattaatatacaGTGAActtgaatataaaattaaagttagtTGACAGTAACATCCAAATACCATTATAATACTAATTTACATTAGTAACTTTTTAGATATTAAAATATATGtacatattttaaaattatatttgttatttctgaatatttctaattataaaattattaaaaaataaaaaaaatagtaaaaaggCATGTTGAATCGTGAAAAGGCATGTCTGGCTAATTGACGTCTTGGCATACCCGTGCCGTTGTGACATGCACCCTAGTCGGTGGCTAGTCGGTGGTGAGAGAATGGTGAGAGAATGCGTATTGATAAGTAAGTGGGGGGAAATAAAATAGAATATTTAgatataattttttgtttttttaatataATGTTTTTTTACCTTTATGTTAAAAGTAGCAAGTGAGAAAAGTAATTTGATTTACCTAAaaaagaaagtgggaaaagttttTAGGGTGGGggaataataaattttgaaatttaggAGGAATCAAATGCAATGAAATCATATAACAAGAGGGAGGGGGTAGTTAGAATAAGTGAGATAGGGACAAGTAATGTGTTTACGTAGATTATTCAAAGGGCAGTTAAAATGTCAGATCTATGAAACATAAATAGTAGTATATAATTAATGGGGGGATGATTGTTATTAAAACTATACTTATAATTTTAGGACTAGTCTATATCCCCCTGTGTAGTTGTTGTAGCATTATTCAACTCTCTTCTCTTCGATTGTGAGATTTGATGATATGGATGGCAATTTCTGTTTGCAGTGTCTTTTGCcatttaaatatattaataaagAGGATGCTAACAACCATAATCATAATTACTATAGTGCCCACAGATTAACAGCAATCTGCAGTATGATCTCTcgattttaaatattaaataaaattctATTGAATGTGCTGAATATGATGGTATTGATCAATGAGCATTctattataaatttaaaaaaacCTAGATCTATTTTTTTTTGGGATAAAGCCCAGATTCCTTGCAACCTGCACATTGTAAAGCCAAATTTTTAGGAAATTATTAAATCCGGAGCACAAAAATTAAGACAATAACCAAATTACCCTCCGAAGATCTCAAACATGTTTTTCTACGCTTCAAATCTTTGTCCATGAAAAAGCAGTGTATCAAAGTAAGCCTGTGGATTGCTCCACTTCATATCATCATATCCAAGTATAATAAAATAGCTCCTGTGTCCAGATTTATCATGTTTCTCATATGGGTTTTTGCCAATGGATGATCCGTGTTATATTCTTAAGAATTGTATTGATCTGTTTTTGCTCTCAAAACTTTTCTAATCGCTCGACAAGTTAATATGAAGGGTATTTTAGTCTCTGTCATAAAAGTTGTTCTTCAATTAAAAATACTATCATAATAACTCGTGTAAGGCGCAGGacattttctagaatttttttaagtattttaattattttcttgtTCGTAAATATTATATAATGTCTAACGTATATAAAATACAAGTCGATTGTTTACcaatgtgtattattttcataaaatacAATACCAAATTACACAATATTTCAAATATAACTAATTAagcaaaaaaaaatatatatatatatatatattcttgtttgtgttgtataatttatatttaataaacgaatataaatagggtagtcagtgtacgtttaaaacaAAACGATTATACTTAATCTGTAAAatgtcgttagtatgtttacaaatgAAAAGTTAAAAATTAACATTTATGTTAGATACAGATTTAACCAAAACTTTTGAATTTTATTCAAATAAACTATATGTTGGTCTATATTtttactgagttcactactaacttacaattaacttacttaatttaaaaagataaaaaatgtaTAATCGAAGTCAGGATGACTtacaatcataatatacaataatataatatattattgttaatataaaagttgattttaatgaaaaattttagtttttgaaattcaacgtatgtatgcatggaaaaatgttagttttttatttacactacggTTACCAAAGTAacattaagttatatgtatgtgtgcCAGCATGTAAATTGTCGTATGTTACATTTTTTTAGTAAATTACGATGGTTTCGATTATTTATAAGCTAAATATCTGAattatgaacattttaaatcactattaacatctagtgatacaaatgattacttaaataacacgcatttataattattcaaaaattaaaattatgtaataaataaattgtaatAATTTATATACGGTATTCATATTATCAGTGACAAACAATCTATATCTAATTTTTACGCAACTGAGTATCAATCATAGTcgtaacataaaaataaattatatattataaagacttattattgatattcatgattttttttcaaggattcgaaggaaaaattatattatatcgttatttaaaccgtttttaagttccTTTAATTActactctaatatttcttcatataataatttgataacattgtataccattctcctaaaattaaatatttttcaatttgataaagtttttctaaatatcagttgaactgatTAATTCATTCAGATTATTGAACaatttatatattttctttaaatagtataaaacacattgaatcaaatgttacaatatagtatagatataacttttatttgaataattcaaaatataaaaataattcaaaatatttttataatattatcttgatcaatgaatattatttatctataagaattttttttaaaaagctagtttttttaaagtgaaaaataaaaaataaatcgatttaatatatcatcgtagttttaaaaAATCTCGTGAGATATCATatcaaattttgaatatttttaaaatcgggacaagttccaaaaataataatgcgctaccggtgaagttagtaattttaatataaataataaattgacTTGATATTATaaacacctcaaacacattaatttatattaacataagatatt
It contains:
- the LOC141720561 gene encoding putative sugar phosphate/phosphate translocator At4g32390; this encodes MGKGGALSKSVLKSIILSYTYVSIWIFLSFSVIVYNKYILDRKLYNWPYPISLTMIHMGFCSILAYLIIKVFKLVEPVTMSRDLYLRSVVPIGLLYSLSLWLSNSAYIYLSVSFIQMLKALMPVAVYSIGVMMKKETFKSNTMFNMVSISFGVAIAAYGEAKFDTFGVLLQLGAVVVEATRLVLIQILLAAKGIKLNPITSLYYVSPCCFVFLSVPWLIVEFPVLRETSSFHFDYWIFGTNSICAFALNLAVFLLVGKTSALTMNVGGVVKDWLLIAFSWSVIKDQVTPINLVGYGVAFLGVAYYNHLKLQAMKENEAQKKAREADEEAGKLLEERPEEGVPKKSEAED